CCGTGCCACCGGACAGCGTCTTCGGCTTCGTCACCCGCTCCGGCGGGGTGAGCGTGCACCGGGACGACTGCGCCAACGCCGAGGACCTGCGGGCGCAGGCCGAGCGGGTGGTGGAGGTCAGCTGGAAGCTCACCTCCGCGTCGACGTTCCTGGTCGCCATCCAGGTCGAGGCGTTGGACCGGCACAAGCTGCTGGCGGACGTGACCCGGGTGCTGTCGGAGGAGCGGGTGAACATCCTCTCCGCCACCGTCACCACCACCCGGGACCGGGTGGCGGTGAGCCGGTTCAGCTTCGAGATGGCCGACCCGAAGCACCTCGGGCACCTGCTCGCGGCCGTGCGCAAGGTCGACGGGGTGTTCGACGCGTACCGGGTGACCTCGGGCGCCTGAGGCAGGGACAACGGAAGCGCCCGCCGGCTGGAGCCGGCGGGCGCTTCGTCGTACGGGGTGGATCAGCCCTGGATGTCGCTCATCGTCAGCTTGTTGATGACGACTTCCTTCTTCGGGTGACCATCGCCCTTCTGGTTCACGTTGTCGCTACCGACCGCAGCGACCTGCTTCACCAGGTCCAGTCCACCGGTGATCTTGCCGAGCACGGTGTAGTTCGGGTCGAGCTGCGAGTCGCCGTAGACGATGAAGAACTGGCTGCCGGTAGTGCCCGGATCCTGCGTCTTGGCCATCGCGATCACGCCCTCCGGATAGGCGGGGCGCTGGTCGGTGGGCAGGTTCTCCTCGGCCATCCGGTAGCTCGGGCCGCCGGTGCCGTCGGTCTGCCGCCAGCCCTTACCAGTGACACTCGGGTCGCCGCACTGCAGCACCTTGATGCCCTCGGTGACGAGCCGATGGCACTTGGTGTTGTCGAAGAAGCCCTTGCTGGCCAGGTGGGTGAAGCTGCCGGCGGTGCAGGGCACCTTGCTGCGGTCGATCTTCGCGGTGATCGGGCCCAGGTTGGTGTCGATCGTCATGGTCTGGGTGCCGGTGTTGCGCTGCTGGGTCTCCGGCAGCCCGACGTCCTTGATCTGCTTGCTGAGCGCCTCCTTCGGGAGTTCGGGGTAGGCGCACTGCGCCGCCCCGCCCGAAGCGGCGGTGTTCTGCTTCTTGTCGTCGTCGCCACCGAGGGCGGTGGCCAGCCAGACGGTGCCGGCGACCACGAGCAGCAGGACCGCGCCGGCCCCGACGATCGCCTGGGTCTGCCGGCGCTTGCGGGCCTTGGCCGCGCGTTCGGCCATCTCCCGCTCGAGGCGGGCCCGCGCCGCCGCGCGCTGCCGCTCTCTCGTGGACGTCACGTCGCTCCTCCTGGACTGTCTCGCCGCGCGGACGCTGCGGTGGTGTGGTGGGCCGGATCAGCCGGCGCTGGGGGTGGCCGACGGCGTCGTGGTGGAGGCGCCGGTGGCGGCCGGGGTGTCGGCCACCTCGCCGACGGTGAGGCTCTTGATCACCACGTCGGTCTTCGGCTTGACCTTGGCCCCACTCCCATTGTCCACGGTCGGCAGGGCACCGATCTTCGTCAGCACGTCCAGGCCGGCGGTGACCTTGCCGATCACCGGGTAGACCGGCTTGGCCGGGTTGTAGTCCTTGAAGAAGAGCAGGAACTGGCTGCCGTTGGCGCCCGGTGGGTTGGCGACCAGCGCCACCGTGCCCTTCGGGTACGCCGGCTTGCCGGACCCGCTCGGCACCGGCACGGGGACGTTCTCGTCGTAGAACGTGTAGGTGGGGCCGCCGATGCCGGTGCCGCTCGGGTCGCCGCAGTGCAGCGCCCCCTCGGCGGTGATCTCGTGGCACTTGGTGTTGTCGAAGAACGAGCGACCGGCCAGGTGGGCGAAACTCGCCCCGGCGCACGGGGCGGCGGTCAGGTTCAGCGCGGCGGTGATCGGGCCGCCCTGGTTGGTGGTGACGGTCATCGGGCGGGTGCCGGCGGTGGGCAGACCGGTGGTGGCCGGGGTGCCGACGTCCTTGAGGTTGGTGTTGCCGCCGCCGTCCTGTGGGGTCCACACGCAGACGTCCTGGGCCGCCTTCTTCTTCTCCGGGTCGGAGTCGAACGCGCCCAGCGCCCACGCCGAGCCGACCACGATCAGTGCCAGCACGAGGGCGGCGCCCACGCCGGCCTGGATCTGCCGGCGCCGCTTCGCGGCGGCGGCCCGCCGGGCGAGCTGCCGGTCGAGCTTGGCACGCGCCAGTTTGCGCGCCCGGTCCCTGCTGGAAGCCACCCGTGCTCCCCTTCCTCTACCCTGGTCGTCGGCGGCGCTCGGGCGTGGTCCGCCCGTCGGGCGGCAGGTGCGCCACGCCACACGCCCGCCAGAGTGTACGGGTAGCGGCTGGGAAAGTCGTGTACGAGGTGCGGCCTGGCTTTATCGGGCTGCGTCACTGTGCCGGTGGGGCGGGCGGGACGGCTGGGTCGGCGGAATCCGTTCGGCGGGGCGGCTAGGCTGACCGGGGACGACTCGACGGAAGGGGAGCGGACGTGCTCGTGGCCGGCTTTCCCGCGGACGCCTTCGGCACCAACTGTTACGTGGTGGCGACCGCGCCGGGGGAGCAGTGCGTGGTGGTCGATCCCGGCATCGGGGTGCTCGACCGGCTCGACGCCGTGCTGGCCGAACACCGCCTGCACCCGGCCGCGGTGCTGCTCACCCACGGCCACCTCGACCACACGTTCTCCGTCGCCCCGGTCTGCGGCGCGCGCGGCATCCCGGCGTACGTCCACCCGGACGACCGGGAGCTGCTGGCCGATCCGGCCAAGGCGCTCTCGATGGACCTCACCCAGCTCTTCGGCGGGCGGCTGCCCTACACCGAGCCGGACGACGTGGCCGAGCTGACCGACGGCGCCACCCTGGCCCTGGCCGGCCTGGAGATCACCGTCGACCACGCGCCGGGCCATACCGGCGGGTCGGTGCTGTTCCGACTGCCCGGCGCGGGCTCGCCCTGGGAGGCCGAGCAGGTCTGCCTCTCCGGGGACGTGCTCTTCGCCGGCTCGATCGGCCGCACCGACCTGCCGGGCGGCAGCATGCCCCGGATGCTGTCCAGCCTGCGGGAGAAGGTCCTCCCGCTGGCCGACGACACGGTCGTCCTGCCCGGCCACGGCCCCGCGACCACCATCGGCCGCGAGCGCGCGACCAACCCGTACCTCCGAGAGGTGGCGGGGACCGGCGGCGCGCGCCCGGCGCCCACCCGCGGCCTGTAGACCGCCGCGATCACGACGGCCCGCGCGGACCGCGCGGGATCAAGGAGTACGCCATGAGCAAGCCCACGCCCATCTCCGGCTTCCCGGAGTGGACGCCCGCCCAGCGGATGATCGAGCAGTTCGTCCTCGACCGGATCCGCGGCACCTTCGAGCTGTACGGGTTCGCCCCGCTGGAGACCCGCTCGGTCGAGCCCCTCGACCAGCTGCTGCGCAAGGGGGAGACCTCGAAGGAGGTCTACCTGCTGCGCCGGTTGCAGGCCGACGCCGACGGTCCGGCCGGCGACGACTCGCTGGGGCTGCACTTCGACCTGACCGTGCCGTTCGCCCGGTACGTGCTGGAGAACGCCGGCAAGCTGCAGTTCCCGTTCCGCCGCTATCAGATCCAGAAGGTGTGGCGGGGTGAGCGCCCGCAGGAGGGGCGCTACCGGGAGTTCCTCCAGGCCGACATCGACATCGTCGACCGGGACACGCTGCCGGCGCACTACGAGGCGGAGATGCCGCTGGTGATCGGCGACGCGCTGCGGTCGCTGCCGATCCCGCCGGTGCGGATCCAGGTGAACAACCGCAAGATCTGCGAGGGCTTCTACCGGGGCGTCGGGATCGACGACCCGGCGGCGGCGCTGCGCGCGGTGGACAAGCTCGACAAGATCGGCCCGGCGAAGGTGGCCGAGCTGCTCGGCGAGACGGCCGGGGCGACGGAGGCGCAGGCCAAGGCGGCCCTGGCGTTGGCCGAGATCTCCGCGCCGGACGCCTCCTTCGCCGACGCGGTACGCGCCCTCGGGGTGAGCGACCCGCTGCTCGACGAAGGGCTCGCCGAGTTGGTCGCGGTGATGGAGACGGCGGTCGCGCACTCGCCCGGGCTCTGCGTCGCCGACCTGCGGATCGCCCGCGGCCTGGACTACTACACCGGCACCGTCTACGAGACGCAGATGGTGGGTTACGAGCGGTTCGGCTCGATCTGCTCCGGCGGCCGGTACGACAACCTGGCCAGCTCCGGCACCGTCTCGTTCCCCGGGGTGGGCATCTCGATCGGGGTGACCCGCCTGCTCGGCCTGCTCTTCGGGGCCGAGGCGCTGACGGTGTCGCGGAGCGTGCCGACCTGCGTGCTGGTCGCCGTCACCAACGAGGACGAGCGTGCGGCGAGCAACCGGGTCGCGGAGGCGCTGCGCTCGCGCGGCGTACCCACCGAGGTGTCGCCGAGCGCGGCGAAGTTCGGCAAGCAGATCCGGTACGCCGAGCGGCGCGGCATCCCGTACGTCTGGTTCCCGGGCGCCGACGGCGACCAGGTGAAGGACATCCGATCCGGGGAGCAGGTCGCCGCGGCGGCGGGGGAGTGGATGCCGCCCCGGGCGGACCTGAAGCCGCTGGTCAGCTGAGCTATTACTCGCGCGTACGGCCGCGGGGCCCTACGGTGGCGTAAGTTACGCCACCGTAGGGAGGCCCCGTTGACCGCACTCAGCCAGACCGCGCTGCTGCGCGAACTCGAACCCGTCGTCGCCACCAACCTCGACCGGCACCTGACCATGACCAAGGAGTGGTTCCCGCACGAGTACGTCCCGTGGAGCGAGGGCCGCACCTTCGACGGCCCACTCGGCGGCGAGCCGTGGTCTCCGCAGGACAGCGGCATCTCCGACGTGGCCCGCACGGCGCTGATCGTCAACCTGCTCACCGAGGACAACCTGCCCTCGTACCACCACGAGATCGCGACGCTCTTCGGGCGCGACGGGGCGTGGGGGACCTGGGTGCACCGGTGGACCGCCGAGGAGGGGCGGCACGGCACGGCGATCCGCGACTACCTGACCGTGACCCGGGCCGTCGACCCGGTGGCCCTGGAGCGGGCCCGGATGGTCCACATGTCCGAGGGCTACCAGAACGCCCACGGGGACGAGGTGCTGCACTCGCTGGCGTACGTCTCCTTCCAGGAGCTGGCCACCCGGATCTCGCACCGCAACACCGGTCGGGCGACCGGCGACCCGGCGTGCGAGGCGCTGCTGGCCCGGGTGGCCGCCGACGAGAACCTGCACATGGTCTTCTACCGCAACCTGCTCGGCGCGGCGTTCGAGCTGGCCCCGAGCCAGGCGATGCGGGCGGTCGCCGACGTGCTCGCCGACTTCCAGATGCCCGGCGTCGGCATCGAGGGCTTCGCCCGCAAGTCCGTGGCGATCGCCCTGGCCGGCATCTACGACCTGCGTCAGCACCGCGACGAGGTGGTCGTGCCGGTGCTGCGCCAGTGGGACGTCTTCGATGTGACGGGCCTGGACGCCGACGGCGAGACCGCCCGCGACCAGATCGCCGCCCACCTGGACGACCTGGAGCGCGGCGCGTCCCGCTTCGAGGAGAAGCGCGCCGCCCGCGCCGCCCGCCTCGCCACCACCCGCGCCTGACCACGCCGACTCCGGCCTTCCGCGCCGACTCCGGCCCTCCGCGCCGGCTCCGGCCCTCCGCGCCCGCTCTGGGCTCCGCGCCCGACGCGGAATGGCCACTTTTTCCAGGAAAGAGTGGCCATTCCGCGTCCCGATGCCACTTTTTCCGGGAAATAGGCCCCTCGTGCGGGCGGCGCGGCGCGGTCGTGCGGGCGGGCGGGACGGTCGTGCGGGCGGGCGGGACGGTCGTGCGGGTGGAGGGGGGTCAGGCGGGGGTGTCGAGGGGGAAGAGGAGGCAGGTGGAGGTGGCGTGGGCGACGAGGCGGCCCCGGCCGTCGGTGAGGCGGGCCTCGGCCAGCGCGGTGCGGCGGCCCCGCTGCAGGACGGTGCCCTCGCAGCGCAGGAGGCCGCTGGCGACCGTCACCGGGCGGAGGAACTTCACGTTCAGGTCCAGCGAGGTGTAGCCGACGCCGGCCGGCAGGGTGGTGTGCACCGAGCAGGCGGCGGCGGTGTCGAGCAGCGTGGAGATGACGCCGCCGTGGACGGTGCCGAGCGGGTTGTAGTGGAACTCCTGGGGGACCAGTTCCACGGCGACCCGGCCCTCCTCGGCCTCCATCCGGGCCATGTCGATCAGGTGCATGATCGGCGGTGCGGCGAGTTCGCCGGCGATCATGGCGTGCAGCAGCTCCAGACCGCTGCGCCGGCCGACGTGGGCCGCGCCGGCCGCCGGGTCGGCCCAGGTGAAGGTGCGGCTACGGTCCTGCGTCTGTGTCATGGACTCAGCCTGCAACGCGTTGCTGGGTCTGTCAATCAGACCTAGCCTGGTCGGCATGAGACCCGCGGCACTGGACTGGTCGGTGGAGAACTGCACCATCGCCCGCGCGATGGAGATCCTCGGCGAGCGCTGGACCCTCGTGGTGCTCCGCGAGGTCTTCAACGGCATCCGCCGCTTCGACGACATGCGGGTCCGCACCGGCATCCCTCGGCAGGTGCTCACCAACCGGCTCGCCATGCTGGTCGAGCAGGGCGTGCTGCGCCGGGAGCCGTACCGGGAGCCGGGCAGCCGGGAGCGGCACGAGTACCGGCTCACCGACAAGGGCCTCGACCTGTGGCCGGTGCTGGTGGCCGTCCTCGGCTGGGGGGACCGCTACCTCGCCGATCCGGAGGGCTCGCCGCTGCGCGTGACGCACCGGGACTGCGGCGCCGAGGTCCGCGCCGAGTTGCGCTGCGCCGAGGGGCACGAGGTGGCCGACCCGCGCGAGGTGCTGCCCCGGCCGGCCCGGGAGCGCGCCGCCGGAGCTGACCCGGCGCGGTCGCCGCGCGGGCGGTCCGGCCGCCCGCGCGCCGCCCGGAGGGGCTACCAGCCGAAACCGCCGGCGTACGAGATGCTGGCCAGCACCGCCTGGCCGCTGGTGTTCGGGTGGAAGTAGTCCCAGGTGGAGACCTGGCCGAGCACGAACGGGTAGTTGAACACCGCGTTGTCGTCGAAGTCGCAGTTCGCGCCGTACGCGGCGCAGGCCTGGGCGAGCTGGGTGTTGAAGTCGATCACCCGCTGCCGGACCCGGGCCCGCCGGTCGACGTCGGCCTGCGCGGTGGAGGTCGGGTTGGCCAGCATCGACTGGCAGATGCCGAAGGCCGACCAGGTGCTGCGGGCGCTGCCGCTGTCCTTGCCGATGTACCAGAGGCGGTAGATGTCCGGCACGCTGATCACCTGGACCCGGGCGGCCGGCAGGCCCGCCTTGATCCGGTTGAGCGCGCTGTCGATGTTCGCCCGGTACGTCGACACCGGCGTCATCGTCGACTCGGAGCCGGTGCAGGCGTCGTTCGCGCCGATCAGCAGGGTGACGTACTCGACGCCCTGGCTGACCGCGGTGCCGGCCTGGCCGTACATGTCGGCGGACTTCGCGCCGCTGCGGGCGTCGTTGTGGTTGCGCCCCTGGATCGCGGCGTTGACCGCGCGGATGCGCAGGTACTGGCTGTTCACGCTCGCGTAGTCGCCGGTGCTGAACGACCGCGAGGTGCAGTCGACGTACCAGCCGCAGGCGTTGAAGCCCCGGGTGATCGAGTCGCCCAGGCTGGCCATCGAGTTGGGCGGTGGGGTGGCGGCTGCGGCGGCCGGGTCGGCGCCGAGCAGGACGAGGGCGGTGAGGCTGGCGAGGGTGGCCAGCAGGCGTCGGGGGATGGTCATCGTGGCCTCCGGTTCTCGGGTGCCGGGAATGCGACGGTGACCGGATCGTATAGATGACAGTCTGTGTCCACAATGTGGCGACGGTGTTACATGTGGCCGTTGGGTGAATTCGGACGTAGGCGACTCTTGTCAACGATCTTAAATATGTGAATACTTCACTCCAGCCCGACCGGTTCCCCCAGCTCGGCCGGGTTGGTCCAGGGCCCGCCACGTGCGGGGCCCCCATCCCCCATCCGGGAGGCTGTACATGCGACCCACGAGGTCATCGCTCCGTCGCGCCGTCACCGTCGCCGTCGCCGGAACCCTGGTTGCCGGCCGCGCTGCTCGGCGCGCCCGCCCAGGCCGCCCCTCCTCGCCCGCTTCGCCCGACGCCGCGGCCAGCCTGGCCCAGCGGCTCGGCGACCGCGCCGCCGGCACGTACGCCGACGCCAGCGGCACGATGGTCGTGGCCGTCACCGACGCCGCCGCCGCCCGCGCGGTCCGCGCCGCCGGCGCCACCCCGAAGCTGGTCACCCGGGGCGCCGCCGCCCTCAAGGCCGCCACCAGCGAACTCGAGCGGTCCGCCCGGATCCCCGGCACCGCGTGGTGGACCGACGCGGCCACCAACCAGGTCGTCGTCTCCGTCGACAGCACCGTCACCGGCGCCAAGCTGGACAAGGTGAAGGCCGCCGCCGCCCGCACCAACGGCGCGGTCCGGGTCGTCTCCGAGCCCGGCGTGCTGAGCAAGCGCCTCTCCGGTGGCCAGGCCATCTACACCGGTGGCTACCGCTGCTCGCTCGGCTTCAACGTCCGCAGCGGCACGACCTACTACTTCCTCACCGCCGGGCACTGCACCAACCTCGGCACGACCTGGTACTCCAACTCCAGCCAGACCACCGTGCTGGGCAGCCGGGCCGGCACCAGCTTCCCGGGCAACGACTACGGCATCGTGCGCTACACCAACGGCAGCACGCCGCCCGGCAACGTCTACCTCTACAACGGCAGCTACCAGGACATCACCAGCGCCGGCAACGCGTACGTCGGCCAGGCCGTCAAGCGCAGCGGCAGCACCACCGGCGTGCACAGCGGCTCCGTCCAGGCCACCGGCGCCACGGTGAACTACGCCGAGGGCTCCGTCTCCGGCCTGATCCGGACCAACGTCTGCGCCGAGGGTGGCGACAGCGGCGGCTCGCTCTTCGCCGGCACCACCGCCCTGGGCCTCACCTCCGGCGGCAGCGGCAACTGCTCCTCCGGCGGCACCACCTACTTCCAGCCGGTCACCGAGCCGCTGAGCGTCTACGGCGTCAGCGTCTACTGATCGACCTCTCGCGAGCGGGCCGCCGGGCGACCGGCGGCCCGCTCCGCGTCCGGGGTCGCTGCCCGACCCGCCGGGATCGTGGATCACCGGACTGAGCCGGCCCCGGCGGGGTACGTTCCGCCCGGTGAGCACCCCCGTGACACCGACCGCCGAGCATCCCGCGTCCGCCTGGGCCCCGCTGCGCGTCGCCGCGTTCCGCAGCCTCTGGCTCGCGGTGCTGGCCAGCAACATCGGCACCTGGATGCAGACCGTCGGCGCCCAGTGGCTGCTGGTGGACCAGCCCAACGCCCCGACCCTGGTCTCCCTGGTGCAGACCGCCAGCATGCTGCCCGTACTCCTGCTGGCGCTGCCGGCCGGGGCGCTCGCGGACACCCTGGACCGGCGCCGGCTGCTGATCGGGGTGCAGGGTTTCCTGGCCGCGGTCGGCGTGCTGCTCACCGCGCTCACCGCGGCCGACCGGATGCCGCCCGCCCTGCTGCTCACCCTCACCTTCGGCCTCGGGGTCGGGCAGGCGCTCACCCTGCCCGCCTGGCAGGCCGTGATCCCGGAGCTGGTACCCCGCGCCCAGCTCGTCTCCGCCGCCGCGCTCGGCTCGATCAGCGTCAACCTGGCCCGCTCCGTCGGCCCGGCGGTGGCCGGTCTGCTGGTGGCGCAGGCCGGCGTCGCGGTGGTCTTCGCCGTCAACGCCGCCTCGTTCGTGATCTTCGCGGTGGCCCTGCTGCGCTGGCGGCCCGAGCGGCCCGACACCGACCACCTGCCGGAACGGTTCACCGCCGCGCTCCGGGCCGGCGGCCGGTACGTCCGGCACTCCCCGGTGGTGCGCCGGATCCTGCTGCGCGCCGCGCTCTTCGTGGTGCCCGGCAGTGCGCTCTGGGCCCTGCTGCCGCTGGTCGCCAGCCGCCGCCTCGGTCTCGGCGCCGGCGGCTACGGCGTGCTGCTCGGCGCGCTCGGCGTCGGCGCGGTGGCCGGCGCCCTGGTGCTGCCCCGGATCCGCCGGGTGCTCACCAGCAACCACCTGCTGCTGCTCGCCGGCCTGCTCTATGCCGCCGTGCTGCTGGTGCTCGCCCTGGTGCCGGTGCCGCTGCTGGCGGTCGCCGCGCTGGTCCCGGCCGGGCTGGCCTGGATGACGGTGATGTCCAGCATCAACGCCGCCATGCAGCTCTTCCTCCCCGGCTGGGTGCGGGCCCGGGGCCTCTCCGTCTACCAGATGATCTTCGCCGGTGGACAGGCGCTCGGGGCGGTGGCCTGGGGCGCGCTCGGCGAGGTGACCAGCCTCGTCGTCGCGCTCGCCGTCGCCGGGGCGGTGATGGCGGTCGGCGCGCTGAGCGTGCTGCTCTGGCCGCTGCGGGAGACCGGCGGCGTCGACCGGAACCCGGCCGCCTACTGGCCGGAGCCGCACCTCGCCCTCGACGCCGAGCCGCGCGGCGGGCCGGTGCTGGTCACCGTCTCCTACACGGTCCCGCCGGAGCGGCAGCGGGCGTTCGTCGAGGCGATGCAGGCCGTGGGGCGGTCCCGCCGGCGTACCGGGGCGATGCGGTGGGGACTGTTCCGGGCCGGTGAGCGGCCGCACGGCTTCGTCGAGGTCTATCAGGTGCCGTCCTGGGAGGAGCATCTGCGCCAGCACGGCGGCCGGCTCACCGGCGCCGACCGGGCGGCCGAGGAACGCGCGCGGGCCCTCACCGAGGAGCCCGTCACCGTCCACCACCTGCTCCCCACCGACGAGGGGTAAGCACGGGCCCCCTGTTAACGCCTTCGGTAGAGCAGGGGCCCCCTGTTAACACCCGGCCTCCAGTGCCCGACGGGGGCGGTGGAGGGCGAGCACGACCAGGAGCGGGCAGATCGCCTCCGCACCGGCGGCCAACCGCTCGGCCAGCCCGACCCGGGGACCACCGGCGATCAGTTCCACCACGAACCAGCCGACCAGCGCCAGCAGCAGCACAGCTGCGGTCGTACCCCCGGACGCAGGGAGGCCGACGGCGCGGTCCGGCGTGCGGCGGCCGAGGACCGCGGCGGCCGGCCAGAGGGCCAGCGCGGTGAAGGCGACCGCGGCGGCGACGCCGTGGCGGTCGAGGAGCCGCCCCCGGCCGGCAGCGGGAACGCGGCGACGCCGACGGTGGCGACGCCGCCGAGCGAGCAGCAGCCGGCCGGCGCGGCGCAGCGGGCGCAGCCCGGCCGCGGTCACGCAGTGGCTCGGCAGACCGAGGCCGAGCAGGGCGGCCGTCCTGATCCAGCGATCGGCGGCGTCGCGCGCGGCGAGCGCGCTGATCGTCCCGGCGACCGGGTCGAAGCCGCCGGGCTGCCGGGCCGCCGCGATGGTCCAGCCGCCGATCAGCATGACCGGCGCGGCGGCGGCGGAGAGCAGGGCCCACGGCGGTACGACGCGCACCGACACACGGTACGGCGCGGTGTCGGTGTTAACAGGGGACCCCTGCTCTACCGGAGGCGTTAACAGGGGGCCCTTCCTTACCCCGCAACCGGGCGGGCGGGGCGGCTGACAGAATGCGGGAGGAAGACGTAGCAGCAGACGAGGAGACGCAAGCCGTGATCCGTACCCACAATGCCGGAAGCCTGCGCGCGGCGGACGCCGGCTCGACGGTGACCCTCGCCGGTTGGGTGGCCCGCCGGCGCGACCACGGCGGTGTCATCTTCGTCGACCTGCGCGACGCCTCCGGCGTGGTGCAGGTGGTCCTGCGCGAGGAGGACGCGCACGCGCTGCGCAACGAGTTCTGTGTGAAGGTCACCGGCGAGGTGACCCGCCGGCCGGCCGGCAACGAGAACCCGGAGCTGCCCACCGGCGAGGTCGAGGTGACCGCCAGCGAGCTGGAGGTGCTCTCCGAGGCGGCCCCGCTGCCGCTGCCGGTCGACGACCAGGTCGAGGCCGGCGACGACATCCGGCTCAAGTACCGCTACCTGGACCTGCGCCGGGGCGGCCCGGCGAAGGCGATGCGGCTGCGCTCGCGGGCCAACCAGCTCGCCCGGGGCGTGCTGCACGAGCGGGACTTCCTGGAGATCGAGACGCCGACGCTCACCCGGTCCACCCCGGAGGGTGCCCGCGACTTCCTGGTCCCGGTCCGCCTGCAGCCCGGCAGTTGGTACGCCCTGCCGCAGTCCCCGCAGCTGTTCAAGCAGCTGCTGATGGTCGGCGGCATGGAGCGGTACTACCAGATCGCCCGCTGCTACCGGGACGAGGACTTCCGCGCCGACCGGCAGCCGGAGTTCACCCAGCTCGACATCGAGATGTCCTTCGTCACCGAGGACGACGTGATCGACCTCGGCGAGGCGATCGTCTCGGCGCTCTGGAAGGACCTGGCCGGGCACGAGATCTCCCGGCCGATCCCGCGCATCACCTGGCACGACGCGATGGCCCGGTACGGCTCCGACAAGCCCGACCTGCGCTACGGCGTCGAGCTGACCGAGCTGACCGACTACCTGCGCGGCACCGAGTTCCGGGTCTTCGCCGGCGCGATCGACGCGGGCGGGTACGTCGGCGCGGTCGTCATGCCGGGCGGCGCGTCCCAGACCCGCAAGGAGCTGGACGGCTGGCAGGACTGGGCCAAGGCGCGTGGCGCGCGGGGCCTGGCGTACGTGGTGCTCGACGCGGAGACCGGCGAGGCGCGGGGACCGGTCGCGAAGAATCTCTCCGCCGAGCACCTGGCCGGGCTGGCCGACGCGGTCGGCGCGAAGCCGGGCGACGCGGTCTTCTTCGCCGCCGGCACCAACACCCGGGAGGCGCAGGAGCTGCTCGGCGCGGCCCGGATCGAGATCGCCAAGCGGGCCAAGCTGGTCGACGAGAGCGCCTGGGCGTTCTGCTGGGTGGTCGACGCGCCGATGTTCGAGCGCACCGACGAGGGCGGCTGGACGGCCGTGCACCACCCGTTCACCTCGCCGAACGCCGAGTGGATGGACCGCTTCGAGGAGGCCCCCGACCGGGCCCTGGCGTACGCGTACGACATCGTCTGCAACGGCAACGAGATCGGCGGCGGCTCCATCCGTATCCACCGGGGCGACGTGCAGCAGCGGGTCTTCGACCTGCTCGGCATCACCCCGGAGGAGGCGCAGGACAAGTTCGGCTTCCTGCTGGAGGCGTTCAAGTACGGCGCCCCGCCGCA
The Micromonospora sp. R77 DNA segment above includes these coding regions:
- a CDS encoding peptidylprolyl isomerase, which encodes MTSTRERQRAAARARLEREMAERAAKARKRRQTQAIVGAGAVLLLVVAGTVWLATALGGDDDKKQNTAASGGAAQCAYPELPKEALSKQIKDVGLPETQQRNTGTQTMTIDTNLGPITAKIDRSKVPCTAGSFTHLASKGFFDNTKCHRLVTEGIKVLQCGDPSVTGKGWRQTDGTGGPSYRMAEENLPTDQRPAYPEGVIAMAKTQDPGTTGSQFFIVYGDSQLDPNYTVLGKITGGLDLVKQVAAVGSDNVNQKGDGHPKKEVVINKLTMSDIQG
- a CDS encoding peptidylprolyl isomerase gives rise to the protein MASSRDRARKLARAKLDRQLARRAAAAKRRRQIQAGVGAALVLALIVVGSAWALGAFDSDPEKKKAAQDVCVWTPQDGGGNTNLKDVGTPATTGLPTAGTRPMTVTTNQGGPITAALNLTAAPCAGASFAHLAGRSFFDNTKCHEITAEGALHCGDPSGTGIGGPTYTFYDENVPVPVPSGSGKPAYPKGTVALVANPPGANGSQFLLFFKDYNPAKPVYPVIGKVTAGLDVLTKIGALPTVDNGSGAKVKPKTDVVIKSLTVGEVADTPAATGASTTTPSATPSAG
- a CDS encoding MBL fold metallo-hydrolase, with the protein product MLVAGFPADAFGTNCYVVATAPGEQCVVVDPGIGVLDRLDAVLAEHRLHPAAVLLTHGHLDHTFSVAPVCGARGIPAYVHPDDRELLADPAKALSMDLTQLFGGRLPYTEPDDVAELTDGATLALAGLEITVDHAPGHTGGSVLFRLPGAGSPWEAEQVCLSGDVLFAGSIGRTDLPGGSMPRMLSSLREKVLPLADDTVVLPGHGPATTIGRERATNPYLREVAGTGGARPAPTRGL
- the hisS gene encoding histidine--tRNA ligase translates to MSKPTPISGFPEWTPAQRMIEQFVLDRIRGTFELYGFAPLETRSVEPLDQLLRKGETSKEVYLLRRLQADADGPAGDDSLGLHFDLTVPFARYVLENAGKLQFPFRRYQIQKVWRGERPQEGRYREFLQADIDIVDRDTLPAHYEAEMPLVIGDALRSLPIPPVRIQVNNRKICEGFYRGVGIDDPAAALRAVDKLDKIGPAKVAELLGETAGATEAQAKAALALAEISAPDASFADAVRALGVSDPLLDEGLAELVAVMETAVAHSPGLCVADLRIARGLDYYTGTVYETQMVGYERFGSICSGGRYDNLASSGTVSFPGVGISIGVTRLLGLLFGAEALTVSRSVPTCVLVAVTNEDERAASNRVAEALRSRGVPTEVSPSAAKFGKQIRYAERRGIPYVWFPGADGDQVKDIRSGEQVAAAAGEWMPPRADLKPLVS
- a CDS encoding acyl-ACP desaturase, whose product is MTALSQTALLRELEPVVATNLDRHLTMTKEWFPHEYVPWSEGRTFDGPLGGEPWSPQDSGISDVARTALIVNLLTEDNLPSYHHEIATLFGRDGAWGTWVHRWTAEEGRHGTAIRDYLTVTRAVDPVALERARMVHMSEGYQNAHGDEVLHSLAYVSFQELATRISHRNTGRATGDPACEALLARVAADENLHMVFYRNLLGAAFELAPSQAMRAVADVLADFQMPGVGIEGFARKSVAIALAGIYDLRQHRDEVVVPVLRQWDVFDVTGLDADGETARDQIAAHLDDLERGASRFEEKRAARAARLATTRA
- a CDS encoding PaaI family thioesterase yields the protein MTQTQDRSRTFTWADPAAGAAHVGRRSGLELLHAMIAGELAAPPIMHLIDMARMEAEEGRVAVELVPQEFHYNPLGTVHGGVISTLLDTAAACSVHTTLPAGVGYTSLDLNVKFLRPVTVASGLLRCEGTVLQRGRRTALAEARLTDGRGRLVAHATSTCLLFPLDTPA
- a CDS encoding SGNH/GDSL hydrolase family protein, with the protein product MTIPRRLLATLASLTALVLLGADPAAAAATPPPNSMASLGDSITRGFNACGWYVDCTSRSFSTGDYASVNSQYLRIRAVNAAIQGRNHNDARSGAKSADMYGQAGTAVSQGVEYVTLLIGANDACTGSESTMTPVSTYRANIDSALNRIKAGLPAARVQVISVPDIYRLWYIGKDSGSARSTWSAFGICQSMLANPTSTAQADVDRRARVRQRVIDFNTQLAQACAAYGANCDFDDNAVFNYPFVLGQVSTWDYFHPNTSGQAVLASISYAGGFGW
- a CDS encoding S1 family peptidase, with amino-acid sequence MRPTRSSLRRAVTVAVAGTLVAGRAARRARPGRPSSPASPDAAASLAQRLGDRAAGTYADASGTMVVAVTDAAAARAVRAAGATPKLVTRGAAALKAATSELERSARIPGTAWWTDAATNQVVVSVDSTVTGAKLDKVKAAAARTNGAVRVVSEPGVLSKRLSGGQAIYTGGYRCSLGFNVRSGTTYYFLTAGHCTNLGTTWYSNSSQTTVLGSRAGTSFPGNDYGIVRYTNGSTPPGNVYLYNGSYQDITSAGNAYVGQAVKRSGSTTGVHSGSVQATGATVNYAEGSVSGLIRTNVCAEGGDSGGSLFAGTTALGLTSGGSGNCSSGGTTYFQPVTEPLSVYGVSVY